Proteins from a genomic interval of bacterium:
- a CDS encoding PIN domain-containing protein: MPLRLIDSSVWVTYLRPGPDPRIVKEVRGALDTGEAAVATPILVEVLSGIRDLQEYSIREADFRALPQVEVDGEAGYIAARIGKGLAQVGKTGKTVDLLLAGAAIRAGAELWSLPDDHYKDIQSLLKRGEVKVAGAFRIRWL; the protein is encoded by the coding sequence TTGCCGCTGCGCCTCATCGACTCTTCTGTTTGGGTCACATACCTGCGTCCGGGACCCGATCCTCGCATCGTCAAAGAGGTGCGGGGCGCCCTGGACACGGGAGAAGCTGCAGTCGCCACCCCTATTCTGGTCGAAGTGCTGAGTGGGATCCGTGACCTACAGGAATACAGTATCCGCGAAGCAGACTTTCGAGCCTTGCCGCAGGTCGAAGTTGACGGCGAGGCTGGTTACATTGCGGCAAGAATCGGCAAAGGGCTTGCGCAGGTCGGGAAGACAGGCAAGACCGTTGATCTCCTGTTGGCAGGTGCCGCCATCCGTGCGGGTGCGGAACTCTGGTCATTGCCCGACGATCATTACAAGGACATCCAGTCTCTGCTCAAGCGCGGCGAGGTCAAGGTCGCAGGGGCTTTCCGAATTCGCTGGCTGC
- a CDS encoding type II toxin-antitoxin system VapB family antitoxin, with amino-acid sequence MAKTLVDIEERLLDEARRLAKVRTKREAVEVALREYVRRHRTRSLMSAAGKSSIRWTPEDIRTMREGR; translated from the coding sequence ATGGCCAAAACACTCGTGGACATTGAAGAGAGGCTGCTCGATGAGGCCCGCCGTCTGGCGAAAGTGCGGACGAAGCGTGAGGCTGTCGAGGTGGCCTTGCGGGAGTACGTGCGCCGGCATCGCACACGGAGTCTCATGTCGGCAGCCGGGAAGAGTTCGATACGGTGGACCCCCGAAGATATCCGAACGATGCGTGAGGGCAGGTAG
- a CDS encoding antibiotic biosynthesis monooxygenase, whose amino-acid sequence MAGRVVIKPGQLDNFRALTGEMVESSRREAGVLSYERFVSEDGKFVYAYERYADSAAALTHLRTFEKMFSRRFLGMVDRRRFTVFGAPTDELRKVLDRFGATYLRRFD is encoded by the coding sequence TTGGCTGGTCGAGTTGTGATTAAGCCGGGCCAACTCGACAATTTTCGGGCGCTGACCGGTGAGATGGTGGAGTCCAGCCGGCGCGAGGCTGGTGTCTTGAGCTACGAACGGTTCGTCAGCGAGGATGGTAAGTTCGTTTACGCCTACGAGCGGTATGCGGACTCGGCCGCAGCGCTGACCCACTTGCGAACATTCGAGAAGATGTTCAGCCGCCGCTTCCTAGGCATGGTGGACCGGCGGCGGTTCACGGTGTTTGGCGCCCCGACGGATGAGCTCAGGAAAGTGCTGGACCGATTCGGTGCGACGTACCTGCGGCGGTTCGACTGA
- a CDS encoding nucleoside phosphorylase, giving the protein MFTPNRLLREARRQKRLRPKSVPQVCVLDPDGDIVRYLVATGRARLDPSWPCYHSRLHVFRHGGQRLGIIGCAVGGAFAVLVAEELFASGCRFLISVTSAGEILPLREPPYFVLIDQALRDEGTSYHYRPVSAFSHADKRLVRLIHAALKARGLPVVRGTTWTTDAPFRETASSIRARRAEGILAVEMEAAALYAFAHARHCAVVCFAHVTNRMGRVEGDFEKGTAGGAPDALAAIELAAQAWRSVRSHR; this is encoded by the coding sequence ATGTTCACGCCAAACCGCTTGCTGCGGGAAGCGCGGCGCCAAAAGCGGCTGCGACCGAAGTCCGTCCCCCAGGTATGTGTCCTCGATCCTGACGGCGACATCGTCCGGTACCTCGTGGCCACCGGCCGCGCACGGCTCGATCCGAGCTGGCCCTGTTACCATAGCCGCCTGCACGTCTTTCGGCATGGCGGCCAGAGGCTCGGGATCATCGGCTGTGCCGTCGGTGGAGCGTTCGCAGTCCTGGTGGCCGAGGAGTTGTTCGCTTCCGGCTGCCGGTTCTTGATCAGCGTGACGTCGGCCGGGGAGATTCTGCCGCTGCGGGAACCCCCGTACTTCGTGCTCATCGATCAAGCACTCCGAGACGAGGGGACCAGCTACCATTACCGACCCGTGTCAGCGTTCAGTCACGCAGACAAACGGCTCGTCCGCCTCATTCACGCGGCGTTGAAGGCCCGAGGGCTACCTGTGGTGCGGGGAACGACCTGGACGACAGATGCGCCATTTCGCGAGACGGCCTCCTCCATTCGCGCGCGTCGCGCAGAGGGCATCCTCGCAGTGGAGATGGAAGCCGCAGCCCTCTACGCCTTCGCGCACGCTCGGCACTGCGCCGTGGTGTGCTTCGCGCACGTCACGAACCGCATGGGCCGCGTCGAAGGGGACTTCGAGAAGGGAACGGCTGGAGGGGCGCCCGACGCGCTCGCAGCGATCGAACTCGCCGCACAAGCCTGGCGATCTGTGAGGAGCCATCGATAA
- a CDS encoding trypsin-like peptidase domain-containing protein: protein MKNICLAVTAVMLTVLSGTSVKAQTGLSDLVERLKPSIALVRAGDACGSAFVVDSSGILVTALHVVAEVDRSIVVQFPGGSPQPADVLAVNIKNDLAVLRVAQQGLMRIPLAEMSDVRVGQEIVLLGYPLCNNPDPSVAKGIVSGLNRTSAVGGINVFQMDIAMTHGESGGPVLTMDGRVIGVVDQFRFDLARLGQSIVAVGQPLNYGVPADAVKALVDRVLDPGKPHAAMALPLESAIVRTMAYKGSANGFGKKGTGVACVSPPDGALSLSRIHGELKANEALNILVWVSPQGSSGEQSGDRIATLSKGSSTTDSDIHAQPVAVCLNFIAQANSVWVGPIIPFGFEVTYTVDYKVWSPEVLASQNGGATTPNSPSPPPSAAVPGPLTPALPSHPAPSTPSPAAPSTSHDPLRITPGQGIGHMQVGMSLTDVIAVLGRPKVTMPYSKAGDDTLYAWFDYNPIDSSAGGIVPPPMGCIKASGCLSETGKSERVDDGGLTVVCARTGFVSIVQVYYAPQYMTVEGLHTGVTEEQVRSALGEPIRVVSGDRYHSLEYVSKGIMFRVADDPKMKGYGTVFLISISVPQL from the coding sequence ATGAAGAACATCTGCCTCGCCGTTACCGCTGTGATGTTGACCGTGCTGTCGGGAACATCCGTGAAGGCCCAAACGGGGTTGAGCGATCTCGTCGAACGGCTCAAGCCATCCATCGCACTTGTCCGCGCCGGGGATGCGTGTGGATCGGCCTTTGTCGTCGATTCGTCCGGCATTCTCGTGACGGCGCTCCACGTTGTCGCAGAAGTAGACCGGTCGATCGTCGTGCAATTTCCAGGAGGCTCCCCTCAACCTGCGGACGTCCTTGCGGTGAATATCAAGAACGATTTGGCTGTCTTGCGGGTGGCGCAACAAGGGCTGATGCGGATCCCTCTTGCCGAGATGAGCGATGTGAGGGTCGGACAAGAGATTGTGTTGCTCGGGTATCCCCTGTGTAACAATCCCGATCCATCTGTTGCGAAAGGAATTGTGAGTGGGTTGAACCGCACGTCGGCCGTCGGCGGCATCAACGTCTTCCAGATGGACATCGCCATGACCCATGGGGAAAGTGGTGGCCCGGTCCTCACGATGGATGGTCGGGTGATCGGTGTCGTCGATCAGTTCCGGTTTGATCTGGCCCGGCTGGGGCAATCGATCGTCGCCGTTGGTCAACCCCTCAACTACGGAGTACCCGCGGACGCGGTCAAGGCCCTCGTCGATCGTGTGCTCGACCCAGGGAAACCGCATGCCGCGATGGCGCTGCCGCTCGAATCGGCGATCGTGCGCACCATGGCGTACAAAGGCAGCGCCAACGGCTTTGGGAAAAAAGGCACCGGCGTTGCCTGCGTCTCTCCGCCGGATGGCGCCCTGTCCCTGTCTAGGATTCACGGCGAACTGAAGGCAAACGAGGCGCTCAATATCCTCGTATGGGTGTCACCTCAGGGGAGTTCGGGGGAACAGTCGGGGGACCGGATAGCGACGCTCTCGAAGGGCTCGTCGACCACCGATTCGGACATCCACGCGCAGCCTGTCGCCGTCTGCCTCAATTTCATTGCGCAGGCCAATTCAGTCTGGGTTGGTCCCATCATCCCGTTTGGGTTCGAGGTCACGTACACCGTGGATTACAAAGTGTGGTCGCCGGAAGTCTTGGCATCCCAGAATGGGGGAGCAACCACGCCCAATTCGCCATCGCCCCCTCCTTCCGCTGCAGTTCCAGGTCCCCTAACACCCGCATTGCCTAGTCATCCCGCTCCGTCAACGCCAAGTCCTGCCGCGCCATCTACGTCGCATGATCCGCTACGCATCACGCCTGGCCAGGGCATTGGACACATGCAAGTCGGCATGTCGCTCACCGACGTGATTGCGGTGCTCGGACGTCCGAAGGTGACGATGCCGTATTCGAAAGCCGGCGACGATACGCTGTACGCCTGGTTCGACTATAATCCCATCGACAGCAGCGCGGGAGGCATCGTGCCTCCGCCCATGGGCTGTATAAAGGCTTCAGGGTGCTTGTCTGAAACAGGCAAATCTGAACGTGTAGACGATGGGGGACTGACTGTTGTCTGTGCACGGACAGGGTTCGTTTCAATCGTTCAAGTGTACTACGCTCCTCAATACATGACTGTGGAGGGCCTCCACACCGGCGTCACTGAGGAACAAGTTCGTTCCGCTCTCGGAGAGCCAATACGGGTGGTGTCAGGGGATCGTTACCATAGCTTAGAATACGTCTCCAAAGGCATTATGTTTCGTGTTGCGGACGACCCCAAAATGAAGGGGTACGGTACGGTGTTCCTTATCAGCATTTCCGTGCCACAGCTTTAA
- a CDS encoding tetratricopeptide repeat protein — MFRRAAIVCTVVITGAAAAVVAGSAPAGADTGQVQVVVARDVRNGDPVGVESAFTGTDPKVCVHVTLIDVDNSRLVRAVAYRPDGSMYESTQTRTSTPPQNHFYPKYRVWWCLPIAEHEPAFRVGEWRVDVFVDGRLARTVGFQIVGTGVGEEEKIVARMQTLQARVEANPSDPRAHLDLAEVYIDLHKLDEAASQLQRAIALDPGLAPAHAVLGYVNLRQGHLEEAERNLLQAVRLRDDYTWAHYQLAVVYKAKGDTARATEQFQRVVRLAGDTSIGKSAQEELAKLGAAPQ; from the coding sequence ATGTTCCGACGAGCGGCGATAGTTTGCACAGTCGTGATCACGGGGGCCGCCGCTGCGGTGGTGGCCGGTTCCGCGCCGGCAGGCGCCGACACCGGTCAGGTGCAGGTGGTCGTGGCGCGGGACGTCCGCAACGGCGATCCCGTTGGGGTGGAGAGTGCGTTTACCGGCACCGACCCTAAGGTCTGTGTTCACGTCACATTGATTGATGTCGATAATTCCCGCCTTGTGCGGGCCGTCGCCTATCGACCGGACGGCTCTATGTACGAGTCCACTCAGACGAGGACGTCCACCCCTCCCCAAAACCACTTCTATCCGAAGTACCGGGTCTGGTGGTGCCTGCCGATCGCGGAGCATGAGCCGGCGTTTCGCGTCGGGGAATGGCGCGTCGACGTGTTCGTCGATGGCCGCTTGGCACGCACCGTGGGGTTCCAGATCGTGGGGACCGGGGTGGGAGAGGAGGAGAAGATAGTCGCCCGGATGCAGACGCTCCAGGCGCGGGTGGAAGCCAATCCGTCGGATCCGAGAGCTCACCTGGATCTTGCTGAAGTCTATATCGACTTGCACAAGCTCGACGAGGCCGCGTCTCAGTTACAGCGGGCCATCGCCCTCGACCCGGGACTGGCCCCGGCGCACGCTGTGCTCGGTTACGTGAACCTTCGGCAGGGGCACCTGGAGGAGGCGGAGCGGAACCTGCTCCAAGCCGTCAGGCTGAGGGACGACTATACTTGGGCTCACTATCAGCTCGCGGTTGTCTACAAAGCGAAGGGGGATACGGCCCGCGCGACTGAGCAATTCCAACGGGTCGTTCGGCTCGCGGGTGACACCTCGATCGGGAAGAGCGCACAGGAGGAGTTGGCCAAGCTGGGAGCCGCGCCTCAATGA